A region from the Medicago truncatula cultivar Jemalong A17 chromosome 6, MtrunA17r5.0-ANR, whole genome shotgun sequence genome encodes:
- the LOC120576129 gene encoding uncharacterized protein: MGKKGGAKNLPKSELKPQNRITLREEATGKLKTKPIVNTKSHLRIDHLKNLALWATTDPNIPSLSAFYGRQLAAVSEASGVAPDPSLITCQRCETVLHPGFNSTVRIEKNRSKRRRNKKFGSISQNNVVYNCHFCSHRNLKRGTAKGHVKKICSTKVKSSLESTPATKPIVHESSKLEKKIVIKDEVGKINAFGSEVVAKDATLMDGLQTPQSTSTPTLLEGKKRSRNSFASKNTFETPSMSARVEGAKTQSTSSKRRKKSWTSLKEIAQSKHDNSQVANLTIPFFL; this comes from the exons ATGGGGAAGAAAGGAGGAGCGAAAAACCTTCCAAAATCGGAACTAAAACCTCAAAATCGGATTACATTGagagaagaagcaactggaaaATTGAAAACGAAACCAATCGTTAACACAAAATCTCATTTGAGAATTGATCATTTGAAAAACCTTGCTCTGTGGGCCACCACTGATCCCAACATACCGTCTTTGTCCGCCTTTTATGGTCGGCAATTGGCTGCTGTTTCAGAGGCTTCTGGTGTGGCGCCCGATCCTTCTTTAATCACTTGCCAaag GTGTGAAACTGTTCTTCATCCCGGCTTTAATTCAACTGTACGAATCGAGAAGAATAGATCAAAGAGGCGTAGGAACAAGAAGTTTGGCAGCATCTCTCAAAACAATGTAGTGTACAATTGCCATTTCTGTTCACATCGGAATCTCAAGAGAGGTACCGCTAAGGGACATGTAAAAAAGATATGCTCAACAAAAGTTAAATCATCATTAGAATCAACACCTGCTACAAAACCAATTGTGCATGAATCttcaaaattggagaaaaagattGTAATCAAAGACGAAGTCGGTAAAATTAATGCTTTTGGTTCAGAAGTTGTAGCTAAGGATGCCACCCTTATGGATGGTCTTCAAACTCCGCAAAGCACAAGTACACCAACCTTATTAGAAGGAAAGAAGAGAAGCAGAAATAGTTTTGCGTCCAAGAATACATTTGAAACTCCAAGCATGTCTGCAAGAGTAGAAGGAGCGAAAACTCAGAGCACATCGAGCAAAAGACGGAAAAAATCTTGGACCAGTTTAAAAGAGATTGCTCAGAGCAAACATGATAACAGTCAAGTAGCTAATTTGACAATCCCATTTTTTTTGTAA
- the LOC120580904 gene encoding berberine bridge enzyme-like 17 — MDTIWKLCFLMATLTIVLSNSTTTAKSPIQHFINCLSHSLVSEVTYTPNNTSFSTILNIKIQNKRFKTATTPKPLAIITVKDDSHVQETVKCAKSNNIQIRIRSGGHDYEGCSYVSDVPFVILDMFHLNSVDVNLQESTAWVESGATLGKIYYTIAKKSNKLAFPSGVCFTVGAGGHFSGGGYGNLMRKFGLSIDNIIDAKIVDVKGNILDRKSMGEDLFWAIRGGGGASFGVILSWKLQLVPVTPQVIVFDVKRYVSEGATDIVYKWQLIAPKLHKDLFIRVQPNVVQIGQEGKKVVQVSFIGQFLGKIERLLVLLSKKFPELGLNKSDCFSMPWINSTLFWHDKPIGTPLEALLDEPKDPQPLYKKYKSDYVKKPIPKEAIESIWKLMIEGEDLFMQWNPYGGRMKEILPSETPFPHRAGNLFLILYINIWSNESSEVSERHMNFSRSFYEFMTPYVSNSPREAFLNYRDADIGANHPSNVTRFGIAKTYGSKFFKGNFERLVSVKTKVDPENFFRYEQSIPTKIIVKVILNDQNKSHM; from the coding sequence ATGGATACAATTTGGAAATTGTGTTTTCTTATGGCAACCTTAACAATTGTCTTgtctaattcaacaacaacagcaaaatCACCTATTCAACATTTTATAAATTGTCTTTCACATTCCCTTGTCTCTGAAGTTACTTACACACCAAACAACACCTCATTCTCAACTATCCTCaacataaaaatacaaaataagagATTTAAAACAGCAACAACACCGAAGCCTTTGGCAATTATAACTGTAAAAGATGATTCTCATGTCCAAGAAACAGTTAAATGTGCCAAAAGCAACAACATTCAGATTAGAATTCGAAGTGGTGGTCACGACTATGAAGGTTGTTCATATGTATCAGATGTGCCTTTTGTTATACTTGACATGTTTCATCTCAATTCTGTTGATGTCAATTTACAAGAATCAACAGCATGGGTTGAATCAGGTGCAACACTTGGTAAGATTTATTATACCATTGCAAAGAAAAGCAACAAGCTTGCTTTCCCATCTGGGGTGTGCTTTACTGTAGGTGCTGGTGGTCATTTCTCTGGTGGTGGGTATGGAAATTTGATGAGAAAATTTGGTCTTTCTATTGATAATATTATTGACGCAAAAATTGTTGATGTTAAGGGTAATATTCTTGATAGAAAATCAATGGGAGAAGATCTTTTTTGGGCCATaagaggtggtggtggtgctaGTTTTGGTGTTATTCTTTCATGGAAACTTCAACTGGTTCCGGTAACTCCACAGGTTATCGTTTTCGATGTGAAAAGGTATGTTAGTGAAGGTGCAACTGATATTGTTTACAAATGGCAATTAATTGCACCAAAATTGCATAAAGATCTTTTCATTAGAGTGCAACCTAATGTTGTTCAAATTGGTCAGGAGGGAAAAAAGGTAGTGCAAGTTAGTTTCATTGGTCAATTTTTGGGAAAAATTGAAAGACTTTTAGTTTTGTTGAGTAAGAAATTCCCCGAATTAGGTTTGAACAAAAGCGATTGCTTTTCAATGCCTTGGATTAATTCCACTCTTTTTTGGCATGATAAGCCAATTGGTACTCCTCTTGAAGCATTGTTGGACGAACCAAAGGATCCTCAaccactttataaaaaatataaatcagaTTATGTGAAGAAACCTATTCCTAAGGAAGCTATAGAATCCATATGGAAATTGATGATTGAAGGTGAGGATTTATTTATGCAATGGAATCCATATGGTGGAAGGATGAAAGAGATATTGCCATCAGAAACACCGTTTCCTCATAGAGCAGGAAACTTGTTCTTGATTCTATACATTAATATCTGGTCTAATGAATCTTCTGAAGTTAGTGAACgtcatatgaatttttcaaggtcgttttatgaatttatgACACCTTATGTTTCGAATTCTCCTAGGGAGGCATTCCTCAATTATAGGGATGCTGATATTGGTGCTAATCATCCAAGTAATGTAACGAGATTTGGCATTGCTAAAACTTATGGAAGCAAGTTTTTCAAAGGAAATTTTGAAAGACTAGTTAGTGTAAAAACCAAAGTTGATCCTGAGAATTTCTTTAGATATGAACAAAGTATTCCTACTAAGATCATTGTAAAAGTCATATTGAATGATCAAAATAAAAGTCATATGTAG